The Lacipirellula parvula genome window below encodes:
- the guaB gene encoding IMP dehydrogenase: protein MQDKLIGTGLTFDDVLIEPRYSEVVPAEVSVATRLTRRIEMRAPILSSPMDTVTEHRMAIGLAQEGGLSVIHKNMSIEDQTKEVDKVKRSANGIIVDPVTMPTTASVASARTLMLHSNVSGVPIVDAAGKLAGIITRRDLRFLEDSNQPVSDVMTRREQLVTATGTVTLAEAEKILMAKKVEKLLLVDENYKLTGLITIKDIDMMRRFPQASKDSHGRLRVGAAIGVFDFDRAGSLIEKGVDFLTVDSAHGHSSNVIETVKQLKQRWDIDVIAGNVATFEGARDLIKAGADAVKVGIGPGSICTTRVISGIGVPQITAIYNAAQAAKDSATPIIADGGIRYSGDITKAIAAGASVVMLGGLLAGLDESPGERVLYQGRTYKAYRGMGSLGAMVKGSSERYRQSGEEAGNGKLVPEGVEGRVPYKGPLSPFLYQLIGGLRAGMGYAGTRTIEELRTEARFVQVSPASVRESHPHDIAITQEAPNYTAEYKSAESN, encoded by the coding sequence ATGCAGGACAAGCTCATTGGCACGGGACTCACGTTTGACGACGTACTCATTGAACCTCGCTACAGCGAGGTTGTCCCGGCGGAGGTGAGCGTGGCCACCCGGCTGACCCGCCGCATAGAAATGCGGGCGCCGATTCTCAGCTCGCCGATGGACACGGTCACCGAGCACCGGATGGCGATCGGCCTCGCCCAAGAGGGGGGCCTGAGCGTCATCCACAAGAACATGTCGATCGAAGACCAGACCAAAGAGGTCGACAAGGTCAAGCGGAGCGCCAACGGCATCATCGTCGACCCGGTGACGATGCCCACCACTGCTAGCGTCGCCTCGGCGCGGACGCTCATGCTCCATTCGAACGTCTCGGGCGTCCCCATTGTCGACGCCGCCGGGAAGCTAGCGGGCATCATCACCCGCCGCGATCTTCGCTTCTTGGAAGACAGCAATCAGCCGGTCTCCGACGTGATGACCCGCCGCGAGCAACTGGTTACGGCCACGGGGACTGTAACGCTTGCGGAAGCTGAGAAGATTTTGATGGCAAAAAAGGTCGAGAAACTTCTCCTGGTTGACGAAAACTACAAACTGACGGGCCTTATCACCATCAAAGACATCGACATGATGCGTCGGTTCCCGCAGGCGTCGAAAGACAGCCACGGTCGCCTTCGCGTCGGCGCCGCGATTGGCGTCTTCGATTTCGATCGGGCGGGCAGCCTGATCGAAAAGGGGGTCGATTTCCTGACGGTCGATAGCGCTCACGGTCACTCGTCGAACGTCATCGAAACGGTCAAACAACTCAAACAACGCTGGGACATCGACGTCATCGCCGGCAACGTGGCGACGTTCGAGGGAGCCCGCGACCTGATCAAAGCGGGCGCCGACGCCGTGAAAGTCGGCATTGGTCCAGGTTCGATCTGCACGACGCGCGTGATCTCGGGGATCGGCGTGCCGCAGATCACCGCGATCTACAACGCAGCACAAGCGGCGAAGGATTCGGCCACGCCGATCATCGCCGACGGTGGAATTCGTTACTCGGGAGACATCACCAAGGCGATCGCCGCCGGCGCCAGCGTCGTCATGCTGGGCGGGTTGTTGGCGGGCCTCGATGAGAGTCCGGGGGAACGGGTCCTCTACCAAGGAAGAACGTACAAGGCATACCGGGGGATGGGCTCGCTAGGCGCCATGGTCAAAGGCTCCAGCGAACGGTATCGCCAGAGTGGTGAGGAAGCGGGGAACGGCAAGCTGGTCCCCGAAGGAGTCGAAGGGCGCGTCCCCTACAAGGGACCGCTGAGTCCATTTCTGTATCAGCTGATCGGCGGCCTTCGGGCCGGCATGGGTTACGCTGGTACGAGAACCATCG